A single region of the Brassica rapa cultivar Chiifu-401-42 chromosome A03, CAAS_Brap_v3.01, whole genome shotgun sequence genome encodes:
- the LOC103862048 gene encoding flowering-promoting factor 1-like protein 1: MSGVWVFNKNGVMRLVENPYNQSAGDSSESSSSSGNQQQRLRRKILVHLPTNEVVSSYGSLERILKGLGWERYYNEDNFDHLLQFHKRTSIDLISLPRDFSKFNSIHMYDIVVKNPNVFHVRDM; encoded by the coding sequence ATGTCTGGTGTGTGGGTGTTCAACAAGAACGGAGTGATGAGGCTGGTTGAGAATCCTTACAACCAATCCGCCGGAGATTCCTCGGAGTCTTCCTCCTCCAGTGGCAACCAGCAGCAGAGGCTGAGAAGGAAGATCCTTGTCCATCTTCCGACCAATGAGGTTGTCTCTTCGTACGGATCACTTGAGAGGATCTTGAAGGGTCTTGGATGGGAAAGGTACTACAATGAAGACAACTTCGATCATCTCCTCCAGTTCCATAAGAGAACATCGATAGATCTCATCTCACTCCCCCGCGACTTCTCAAAGTTTAACTCCATCCATATGTATGATATCGTCGTCAAGAACCCTAACGTCTTCCATGTCCGGGACATGTAG